In Cicer arietinum cultivar CDC Frontier isolate Library 1 chromosome 7, Cicar.CDCFrontier_v2.0, whole genome shotgun sequence, the genomic window TGGTTTACAGTTTGTTTTAGCTCAACGAGTGTTTTTATTATGGCTTGTGCTTTATAATTGTATAAGTTTGGTATATTTGGTGGCCAAGTATTATTTTTGGCTGTGATAGTTGTGATGAATTTgctggagtttttttttttgcttgacATGTTGTTATGTTGTGGTTGGATAGATTGTGTGCCCGTTCACATATTATAGAGGTAAGTTTTGTTACGAGAAACGGATTCACGGATTGGTGACCGGCGTAAGGCGTTGATGGATGATGGTTATTGTGGCGgtgtttgatgaatttgaagtcaAGATGAAAGTGTCCTGTGTTGAGTTGCAGTGGGGTTATAGTACTGTTCGGGGAAAGGAAAATGTTATGTACAACCATTGAAAGCAATTTGTTTTTCCAAGAACTCATTGACCCTTTTTTGATAAATGTTTGGACATGCACGCCAATATTCTAAGAAAACAAATAGAGATAAGGCCAAAATTGGATTTTGAAACTGTTGATCATTTAAAATTGGATGTTTTATATGCTTTGCACATTTGGAAAAGGAGAGTGCTAGTAGTACAATCATTTTATTTGTTTGCCTGGCATTTATGCACAGGATGGGTTGTACAAAGCAGAAGGGCTGATATGTTCTTTTTTTGGCCTTAGCTTTTTGAACTTGCTGTTTTCATCTTAAATTTGATTTGGAGCATGCTTTCATCTTCAACCTCTACTTCCACCCTCAAATGATTCTTAAAAGGGTCAAGATGATGTTCTTTGACTTGTTACTTTTAAATGGATGtacattttcttttcctttaaaACGAAGAAAAACTGTCATTTAGATATGAACCCCCATACTCAAAACTTTCTTTGTGGCAGGATTACTTGGAAAGTTGGAATGTCCATGGTCTTCTTGGATGGATGTGCTTCTCTGCATTTCTTTATAGAATGTGCCCCCGCTTCTCCTTCTTGTATTTTTCCAGAAGAAATATTCTGATCTGCCTTAGCCCTGCCATTCTGCATTCCCTCAACATTCATTGCTTTTTCATTCCTCATGAGTTTTGCTCAGTGTTCAATTTCCGACATGTTTCAACATATGAACCATGATGATTTCGCAACTGTGGCAGGTGTTGTGGTACTTCCTAACAGTTTATTTCTGTTTTATGTTGAATTTTTCTCTCATACTCATCTGATATGCTGATGCGGAATTCCTCTCTACACCGTCTTCATGAAAGGAGTCTTCAAATGTTTATAACTGAAATATTTCTGTGTGGTTTTgtttttaacatttttgttttataggGTTTGCTTTTATCTACATGGAGGATGAACGTGATGCCGAGTATGCAATCAGACGACTTGATCAAACAGAATTTGGTAGAAAAGGGCGCCGGATTCGTGTTGAGTGGACTAAGGTACACCTTAATCATAGTGAATTGCAATGGTAATTCCAAAACAACTATGATTGTTATGCTGCATCATCATGTACTTTAAAGCTTGGCGTGGCTCATGGGTATCATTTTGGGAAACTTTACCACATTGGATTTTGATGACGGTGCATGATTTTTTCATGAGAATTGCAATACTTTCGGTACAAGTTCTCATTTGTGTGACACATGCATGTGCATTCAAATGAACTTGCTCTCGTAGCTGCTACTTATATTCTTTTCTTAATGAAggattttcaaattatttggGTGATTCTGGGTATCTTAACGTTCACTAAGTGTAATTATATTATGATTTGCAGCAAGAACGTGACAACAGAAGGTCTGGTGGTGATTCAAAAAAATCTTCAACTAATACAAGACCATCGAAGACTTTGTTTATCATAAATTTTGATCCCGTTCATACCAGGTCAAGGGATTTAGAGAGACACTTTGATCCCTATGggaaaatatcaaatataaggATCAGAAAGAATTTTGCTTTTATCCAATTTGAAACCCAGGAGGAAGCCACTAAAGCTTTGGAAGCTACTAACCTGAGGTTATAATTACCTTCTCAATTGTTGAAtagttattatatatgttaatagctcatttgtttaatatttaatgtGCAGCAAGTTTATGGACCGTGTTATCACAGTTGAGTATGCTATAAGAGATGATGATGTCAGAAAGGATGGATACAGTCCTGATAGAAGAGGTCGCGACTCCCCTGATGGGAGGTACGGTCGTGGCAGATCCCCAAGTCCTTATCGTAGAGGTAGGGGTAGCCCTGACTATGGTCGTGGATCGAATCCAGCTTCTAGACCAGAGCCAAGAGGAAGCCCCAAGTATGAACGAGCTGAAAGCCCAATGAATGGAAGATATGATAGGTGTgttctgattaatttaaaaaaaaaaaagtaatatttgatagtgttaaatatattattatattttgattattttactGTTCATGCAGCCGATCTCCCCCACCTCGAGATAGGTCACGAGATATGTCACGAGATAGGTCACGATCCTGAGGAGTAGCTGAATAGAACTGTGTGTGAAATTATTGCTGGACCATTTTCATTTCATTCCTTCTTATGTTACTCCATAGTTTGGCAGCAGAAAAACTCAGacttatttattgtatttactCTTATGTTTGGTTAGGATCTAGATGTGCGATGTGCAAAgacattatatattaatattaggTATATAGTTGTGTTACTTATcaagttttatgtttttttattgaaaaatgatttatttaaccTTACTTTGAACCGAGGGTAATCCTGATCCTCGTTGCTTGttcgtatatatatatatatatatgaatagaAACTGTGAGCTTTCTTTAGTAACTTTCATTCACAGGTTTAGTCTTGTAGACGCATCCTTGCTTCTTCTGTTTCTTCTTTTTGGTTGACATGGTTATAGTCATGAGTTTTGTGACTggtgatttaatttattttcataattaaggCTCTATTTTGAAAGGTTGTGCTCGTGCTGCATGATTGGATGATTACAGATTTTGATTTCAAATTATATGGACAAACTGGAAAGTTGAAACAGTGTCAGAGCATGAGCTTTGTACTCACTTAGTGATAAAATGTCAGATCCCGAGTGTTTGTTATCTTCTCTCCTGCCTTCATTCAAGCAAGCATgggattatattttgtttgacaAAGTTAAATGGCTAGCTTATAAGGAGGGAAGATGAAAAGTAATGAGTTGTTTGGTGGACTGCTTATTTAGATTTTTCGTTTTTCTActgttgttattttttcttatagttattttaaatcttttatctATCATCTATCAAGTGTTAAAAACtaattatgtgtttttttatattatcttcATTTATGTCTTATTATTTTTGCtgttatttttacattttattttatcaataatatattaagcattaatatttattacctatttttcattataatatCTTTGTTTAGGCCTCGTTTGTTTGTTTCTGCTTTGTTTTTTCAcaaaatttctttctttttaacgTCAGTTACTTGCATTTTgaattatacaaattaaataaacatattatatatCCCTAAAGTTAACATATATcgttcttaaattttttaaatagcaatagcaattcttttaagttttttttaggaaaaaCCAACGTAGCTAATTTCTTTCATCAAAACTTGTTTAATCAATACACGAGCATCTTAAAAAAGATGAACACTAAGCTCTTGCCAGAAGATAAGCTATCATGTAAGGTTGTCTTAACAAAGACCACAATAACAAAGCTAATCAGAATTTGGAAGCACTAAATCGAGATCAAATATCTGGCCATCAACGTAAGGATCCAATTATCTCAGACTCATATTACATGtgctttttttcttttgtataaatgatattattgcaTGTGTTTTTTTGACATCGTGTtataatactaaaaaatatGGTATAAcatctttttatattatattatagtattTAGAGTATGTAATAtgttaatttcattaaaaaaagtatGTATCTTAATTTATTATCGCTTTATAATCATATAAGATCTTATCTTGggattatattttgtattatctattattattaGGTTTAATTATTCTGGAGGTTTCTTAACTATTTcgtaatttttaaatagatctattaactaaaacaatttgtatttatgtccttaaattattatattttcaataataaGGTTCTTCCGTTACATTATCATTAGTCAAAgtttaataaaagaatttaattattaaaaaaataataattcaggaacataattacaaatttttaatttaagtcttacttaaaaaatttcaaataatttagaaacttaaatgttaatatacATATAGAAAAGAAAGACAAGAGATGATATATATAGGGATGAACCCATAAACTTTAAAAAGTGACTGCTCTATATATCTCTTTTAATTGTTGCAACATGTATAGTACTAAAAAAAGAGAGCAAATATTcacttttatttcaaatatgtgacatgtttttattaaattctaaaattattaaaactacaaatatatcttcaaatatctcttttaataataatttattaaatcaaattgacttaaaaaattgaaaattaaattaacaaattaaaaatatatttgaaaactaaaatgactaataaaagatatttttcgactgtttttgtaattattatatatttaaagacTATTATATAACAACAccacacattttaaaaaaaatcaaaacataatGGAGACACAATCTATAATGTAGGTTTGtccttattttttatgtttatcacaatttattttttaatgtatttaatattaaaaattattttttaaaatcaagtaTAGACCATTGCCTACACACCCATAAACATGGGATttgaaattatttgaaattttttaaattggcccttaaactcaaaaataataattatatttctaaattaataaatattattatttatttatttattttgaattgagTCTATGTATCTCGATAAAgtgaaaattaatattaaacctTTTGTATCAAATTATTAAGTGGTAGTtattttgataattctattATTGAAACCCTAGTGTCATTTTTTTTGGGACCAAAATATTATAGcatttcatttataataaggTGGTCAATACAATGTAGTACATAAATTAAGAGTTGAAAACTAGCCAAAGACGTGGTCGCCCTTCTAAGGTGGTGAGCAACCTTATTAGTTTGTTTACTAACAAACTCAACACATAGTTTCTATAAAAAGAAGTAAAGACATGTCTATAATTACAAAGTATGTCACCAAACTCACTGAGCTTCCTAGAATAAAAGGCATCAACAACCAATTTAGAATCCACTTCAAAATCAACCAATTCAATGTGCAATTCATGAAACCACTTCGGTGTGAATAATAATCCAAGCATGTCACATGTATGAACATCACATACTTGTGTGAACCATTCTGCTTTTCCTAGAACAAAGTGT contains:
- the LOC101508819 gene encoding serine/arginine-rich splicing factor RS40-like isoform X2; its protein translation is MSFAQCSISDMFQHMNHDDFATVAGFAFIYMEDERDAEYAIRRLDQTEFGRKGRRIRVEWTKQERDNRRSGGDSKKSSTNTRPSKTLFIINFDPVHTRSRDLERHFDPYGKISNIRIRKNFAFIQFETQEEATKALEATNLSKFMDRVITVEYAIRDDDVRKDGYSPDRRGRDSPDGRYGRGRSPSPYRRGRGSPDYGRGSNPASRPEPRGSPKYERAESPMNGRYDSRSPPPRDRSRDMSRDRSRS
- the LOC101508819 gene encoding serine/arginine-rich splicing factor RS40-like isoform X1; the protein is MKPIFCGNLDFDARQSDVERLFRKYGKIDRVDLKSGFAFIYMEDERDAEYAIRRLDQTEFGRKGRRIRVEWTKQERDNRRSGGDSKKSSTNTRPSKTLFIINFDPVHTRSRDLERHFDPYGKISNIRIRKNFAFIQFETQEEATKALEATNLSKFMDRVITVEYAIRDDDVRKDGYSPDRRGRDSPDGRYGRGRSPSPYRRGRGSPDYGRGSNPASRPEPRGSPKYERAESPMNGRYDSRSPPPRDRSRDMSRDRSRS
- the LOC101508819 gene encoding serine/arginine-rich splicing factor RS40-like isoform X3; the encoded protein is MEDERDAEYAIRRLDQTEFGRKGRRIRVEWTKQERDNRRSGGDSKKSSTNTRPSKTLFIINFDPVHTRSRDLERHFDPYGKISNIRIRKNFAFIQFETQEEATKALEATNLSKFMDRVITVEYAIRDDDVRKDGYSPDRRGRDSPDGRYGRGRSPSPYRRGRGSPDYGRGSNPASRPEPRGSPKYERAESPMNGRYDSRSPPPRDRSRDMSRDRSRS